The genomic DNA TGTAGCCTGCTAATGCCTCCGGAAGTTGAAAATCTCGTTCAAGTCGTATAGAGCGAAAAAACCGTCGAGTCTTGGCAAGCGGCTGGATTTGCATCATATGCGAGTCCCGTAATAGCGTTGTAGAAGCTCCATTCCGTCAAAGTCTCGACGGCGGTAAAGTTGCTTGAGCCCTGCGGTATCATCGAGCTCTAAAGCCCCCTCGCTGGCAGTCTCCAAGTCCTCCAGGTACTCAACCAGTGAATTTTCGTCTAGCTTGAACACCTGCCCCGGACTTCCCAAACCATAAAGGCACTCGGCAAAGGAGATGCTATTCCTCCCAGAACGAATGCGCCGCATATACTCAAGCAAAGCATAACCTACAATCTCGGCAGGTAGGGTTGGCTTAGGCCCAATAGCAAAACGATAGCCCTCACCATCTTTGAGTGGTGAAAGCAGCCCGAGTTCGGTCAAGGGGCAGTCGAAAGAGTCTTCTAAAGGCCCCTTGCCATCAGCCCTGGACTGATAGGTGCGCAAAAAGCAGTCTATGTCTCGTCGCAAACTCAGCTCTTGCACCCGCAGCCCTTGACGTTCTTTGAAGTCTAGCAAAAAGGTTAGGAGCTGCCCCTTAGTAAGGTCGGGCTGCGTAAAGCGTGTAAAAGCCAGATGCCATACCCCAGCCTTAGCAGGGTTGTTGACCAGCAGCCAATGGATTAACCAAAGGGAGGCCGGGTTTTCCAAGTGAGGGTCCCATTCCTTAAAGAGCCGCCAACCTATGGGGGAGACCTCCAGGCTTCGGCCCTCGCCCTCCAATAACACCTGGGTAGCCAGCCCCCAGTGGCGAATACTTTGCACCATGTTCTTTCCTACACCCAGCTCAACCAAGGCCTGCTCGGTGCTAAACAGGAACTTATTTTTGGTTACTGCGTCTACAGCCTTTTTGAGCCAACCATAGCGAAAGGGAAAGGTTTCGTGACCTGAAAATCCGAAGCGCTCGAGGGAATTGTGGTTTAAAGACTGAGCCTGGTTTGTGGCCATATGCTCCTATGAGTTTAGCAGCGTTTGCGATTCAACCCAGTCTGACCTGTAGTTGTCCAGGTTCAGGACCTTGGACAATCTGGTGCGGCCGGTGCGTAAAATAACAGGCGTCACGCAAAGTCATGATCCCCCTCTACCCAAGGGCCGCATATCGCTCCAAGCCGCTTGTGAGTACCACCCCTTTCAGGCCGCCCAAAACGAAAGCTCTTTGAACACTCCCAGGTCACGGTAGTTAAGCGTCCACACCGGAGCCCTGGTCTTCAAGGCCAGCAGGGTTACGCTGGCGTCCTCCAGGGTGCCCTTCCACTCCAGCCTGGCCGCCAGCAGAACCCGAATGGCCTCGAGGTCTTCCATCCCGAGCGGGACGATCTCCAATGTCTCCACCATGCGCTCCAGGGCCCGGCGGGCCACTG from Meiothermus cerbereus DSM 11376 includes the following:
- a CDS encoding DUF4007 family protein; the protein is MATNQAQSLNHNSLERFGFSGHETFPFRYGWLKKAVDAVTKNKFLFSTEQALVELGVGKNMVQSIRHWGLATQVLLEGEGRSLEVSPIGWRLFKEWDPHLENPASLWLIHWLLVNNPAKAGVWHLAFTRFTQPDLTKGQLLTFLLDFKERQGLRVQELSLRRDIDCFLRTYQSRADGKGPLEDSFDCPLTELGLLSPLKDGEGYRFAIGPKPTLPAEIVGYALLEYMRRIRSGRNSISFAECLYGLGSPGQVFKLDENSLVEYLEDLETASEGALELDDTAGLKQLYRRRDFDGMELLQRYYGTRI